In Flavobacterium sp. CBA20B-1, one DNA window encodes the following:
- a CDS encoding LptF/LptG family permease: MKIIDWYILKRYLGTFFVMILLFIPIGIAVDVADRINKILENNIPLVDVLEYYGNFTIYFANMLFPIFLFISIIWFTSKLASNTEIVAILSSGISYIRFLRPYIIGATFISIFALLMGFFIVPKASLGYNDFRYKYLKRKEIRETQNVFKQISKDEFIYVSNFSYTNKTGYNFTLEKFKGYNLVSKIEAGRIVYNDSTKDYTLYNYQKRTVGALDDQIEKEREKRMKFHFEVDELTPAIYAAETMTLSELNQFIEKEKMRGSSNISAYMVVKYKKYSVPVSAFILTIIAVAVSSMKRRGGMGVNLAMGIGLAFTYIFFDKIFGTLAEASSINPLFAVWFPNVIFGILAVYLLNNAKR; encoded by the coding sequence ATGAAAATCATTGACTGGTACATATTGAAAAGATATTTGGGAACATTCTTTGTAATGATCTTGCTTTTTATTCCTATTGGAATTGCGGTTGATGTAGCCGATCGAATCAATAAAATTCTAGAAAACAATATTCCATTGGTTGATGTATTAGAGTATTATGGCAATTTCACCATTTATTTTGCCAACATGCTTTTTCCTATTTTTTTGTTTATATCAATCATTTGGTTCACTTCCAAATTGGCATCAAACACCGAAATTGTAGCTATTTTAAGCTCTGGAATTTCATACATTCGTTTTTTGCGTCCTTACATTATTGGTGCAACATTCATCTCGATTTTTGCCTTATTAATGGGTTTTTTTATTGTTCCAAAGGCCAGTTTGGGATACAACGATTTTAGGTATAAATATCTGAAACGAAAAGAAATACGCGAAACCCAAAATGTTTTTAAGCAAATTAGTAAAGACGAGTTTATTTATGTGAGCAACTTTAGCTATACCAACAAAACCGGATATAATTTTACCTTAGAAAAATTTAAAGGATATAATTTAGTTTCAAAAATAGAAGCCGGACGTATTGTTTATAACGACAGCACAAAAGATTACACCCTGTATAATTACCAAAAAAGAACAGTAGGAGCCCTTGATGATCAAATTGAAAAAGAGCGTGAAAAAAGAATGAAATTCCATTTTGAAGTTGATGAACTTACACCAGCTATTTATGCGGCAGAAACCATGACACTTTCAGAATTAAATCAATTCATAGAAAAAGAAAAAATGCGTGGTTCTTCTAACATTAGCGCCTATATGGTGGTAAAATATAAAAAATACAGTGTTCCGGTTTCGGCATTTATATTAACTATTATTGCAGTGGCAGTTTCATCAATGAAGCGTCGCGGTGGAATGGGGGTAAACCTCGCCATGGGAATTGGATTGGCATTTACCTATATTTTCTTTGATAAAATTTTTGGAACACTGGCTGAAGCATCAAGCATCAACCCTTTATTTGCTGTTTGGTTTCCAAACGTAATTTTCGGAATATTAGCTGTTTATCTCTTAAACAATGCAAAACGTTAA
- a CDS encoding DMT family transporter: MQNVNLKNHLHLHLIVFIWGFTALLGQLISLQALPLVFTRIAIGVAVILFYLVIKRKKLSISPKDMLRFFLFGFVITIHWLTFFHAIKIANISITLACLSTGAFFTSILEPIFYKRKFILYEVLLGCLVVAGLMLIFRFETQYKIGILVALLSAFLSASFSIINGKLAHSYDSVVISFYELLGGLFILGCFLIYQNGFTAVNFNFQTNDYIWLGILGSICTAYPFIATIDIMKYLSPYTVMLTINLEPVYGIVLAVLFFKDQEKMTAAFYVGAVIILFTVLMNAYFKNRKKAIA, translated from the coding sequence ATGCAAAACGTTAATTTAAAAAATCATCTGCATCTTCATCTAATTGTTTTTATTTGGGGATTCACCGCCTTATTGGGACAATTAATATCATTACAAGCGTTGCCGCTGGTTTTTACGCGTATCGCAATTGGTGTTGCCGTAATTTTGTTTTATTTGGTAATCAAACGAAAAAAATTATCCATTAGTCCAAAAGATATGTTGCGTTTTTTTCTCTTTGGTTTTGTAATAACCATTCATTGGCTCACCTTTTTTCATGCCATTAAAATAGCAAACATATCCATTACCTTAGCGTGTTTATCAACCGGCGCTTTTTTCACATCGATTCTAGAGCCAATTTTTTACAAACGCAAATTCATACTGTATGAAGTGCTGTTGGGTTGTTTGGTAGTTGCCGGTTTAATGTTGATTTTTAGATTTGAAACACAATACAAAATAGGAATTTTAGTTGCATTATTATCTGCATTTTTGTCGGCTTCGTTTTCAATTATCAACGGAAAACTTGCACATTCGTATGACAGTGTGGTGATTAGTTTTTATGAACTTTTGGGAGGATTATTTATTTTGGGATGTTTTTTAATCTACCAAAATGGTTTCACAGCTGTTAATTTTAACTTTCAAACCAATGATTATATTTGGTTAGGAATTTTAGGTTCTATTTGCACTGCCTATCCTTTTATCGCTACAATAGATATTATGAAATATTTGTCGCCTTACACGGTGATGCTAACCATTAATTTAGAACCCGTTTACGGAATTGTTCTAGCCGTATTGTTTTTTAAAGACCAAGAAAAAATGACCGCCGCTTTCTATGTAGGTGCTGTGATTATATTGTTTACTGTGTTGATGAACGCATATTTTAAAAATCGCAAAAAAGCCATCGCTTAA
- a CDS encoding acetyl-CoA carboxylase carboxyltransferase subunit alpha has protein sequence MEYLDFELPIKELNDQLDKCQIIGQESDVDVTETCKNIEKKLEETKKEIYGNLNAWQRVQLSRHPNRPYTLDYIKAICGDTFLELFGDRGVKDDKAMIGGLGKIGDQSFMFIGQQKGTNTKTRQYRNFGMANPEGYRKALRLMRMAEKFNIPIVTFVDTPGAYPGLEAEERGQGEAIARNIFEMFRIKVPIIVIIVGEGASGGALGIGVGDKVFMLENTWYSVISPESCSSILFRSWEYKEIAADALKLTSVDMKKNKLIDDVIPEPLGGAHYDREATFETVKKTIVKTYAELAKKNIDKLINERIDKYSNMGEFSE, from the coding sequence ATGGAGTATTTAGATTTCGAGTTACCTATAAAAGAGTTAAACGACCAGTTAGATAAATGCCAGATTATTGGGCAAGAGTCCGATGTGGATGTTACTGAAACTTGTAAAAATATCGAAAAAAAATTAGAAGAAACCAAAAAAGAAATATATGGCAACCTAAATGCGTGGCAACGTGTACAATTATCGCGCCATCCCAATCGCCCCTATACACTCGATTATATCAAAGCCATTTGTGGAGACACGTTTTTAGAGTTGTTTGGCGACAGAGGCGTGAAAGACGACAAAGCCATGATTGGTGGTTTGGGTAAAATTGGTGATCAATCATTTATGTTTATCGGTCAGCAAAAAGGAACCAACACCAAAACCCGTCAATACCGCAACTTTGGTATGGCAAATCCAGAAGGTTACCGCAAAGCCTTGCGTTTAATGCGTATGGCAGAAAAATTCAATATTCCAATTGTAACTTTTGTTGATACTCCTGGAGCTTACCCTGGTTTGGAAGCAGAAGAACGCGGACAAGGAGAAGCCATTGCACGCAATATTTTTGAAATGTTTCGTATAAAAGTGCCTATCATCGTAATTATTGTGGGCGAAGGAGCATCAGGCGGAGCGTTGGGAATTGGAGTGGGCGACAAAGTTTTTATGCTAGAAAACACTTGGTACTCTGTGATTTCTCCTGAATCATGTTCTTCCATACTATTCCGCAGTTGGGAATACAAAGAAATAGCTGCCGATGCTTTAAAGCTAACATCGGTTGATATGAAAAAGAACAAATTGATAGACGATGTGATACCTGAACCATTAGGTGGCGCACATTACGACCGAGAAGCTACTTTTGAAACGGTGAAGAAAACCATTGTTAAAACCTATGCAGAATTAGCAAAGAAAAACATTGATAAACTTATTAACGAACGTATAGACAAATATTCAAACATGGGAGAATTCTCTGAATAG
- the dnaB gene encoding replicative DNA helicase: protein MEQEKVLNPNFKINQNIITLEKGKLPPQAVDLEEAVLGAMMIDKKGVDEAIDILKPDAFYKEAHKHIYEAIEMLFKASQPIDILTVSTQLRKNGKLELIGGDFYLINLTQKIASSAHIEFHSRIILQKFIQRSLIKISSEIIEDAYDESSDIFELLDQAESKLYDVTQGNIKKSTETAQSLVAQAKKRIEEIGKREGLSGLPTGFHKLDGLTSGWQPSDLIIIAARPGMGKTAFVLSMARNIAIDANKGVAFFSLEMSSVQLITRLISSETGLSSEKLRTGKLEQHEWEQLNVKVKDLEKAPLYIDDTPSLSIFDLRAKARRLKSQYDIQLIIIDYLQLMTAGGNGKGGGNREQEISTISRNLKGLAKELDIPVIALSQLSRAVETRGSSKRPLLSDLRESGAIEQDADIVSFIYRPEYYKIDVWDDEEQSPTEGQAEFIVAKHRNGGLDNIRLKFLGKFGKFDNLDDAFMPFDEFPSSMNDRNLANDLPPSDQIFGSSFSDDNDVPF from the coding sequence ATGGAACAAGAGAAAGTATTAAATCCTAATTTTAAAATTAATCAGAATATTATTACCTTAGAAAAAGGTAAACTACCACCGCAAGCTGTTGATTTAGAAGAAGCTGTGCTAGGTGCAATGATGATTGATAAAAAAGGAGTTGATGAAGCAATTGACATTTTAAAACCCGACGCATTTTACAAAGAAGCTCATAAACATATTTATGAAGCAATTGAAATGCTGTTCAAAGCCAGTCAACCTATTGATATTTTAACGGTTTCCACACAGCTGCGTAAAAATGGCAAACTAGAGCTAATTGGAGGAGATTTTTATTTAATAAATCTCACACAGAAAATTGCTTCTTCTGCACATATTGAGTTTCACTCGCGCATCATTCTTCAAAAATTCATTCAACGGAGTTTAATCAAAATTTCGTCTGAAATTATTGAAGATGCTTACGATGAATCGTCAGATATTTTTGAGTTATTGGATCAAGCCGAATCAAAATTATACGATGTAACCCAAGGAAACATTAAGAAAAGTACCGAAACGGCGCAATCTTTGGTTGCACAAGCAAAAAAACGTATTGAAGAAATTGGCAAACGTGAAGGACTTTCTGGATTGCCTACCGGTTTTCATAAACTAGACGGATTAACATCAGGGTGGCAACCTTCCGATTTAATCATCATTGCAGCTCGTCCCGGTATGGGTAAAACGGCTTTTGTACTTTCAATGGCTCGAAACATTGCTATTGATGCCAATAAAGGTGTGGCGTTTTTTTCACTAGAAATGTCGAGTGTTCAGCTAATTACCCGTTTAATTTCATCAGAAACAGGATTATCGTCTGAAAAATTGCGTACCGGAAAATTAGAACAACACGAATGGGAGCAGCTCAACGTAAAAGTAAAAGACCTTGAAAAAGCGCCTTTGTATATTGACGATACCCCATCTTTGTCTATCTTTGATTTGCGTGCAAAGGCTCGACGTTTAAAGTCGCAATACGATATTCAATTGATCATTATTGACTATTTACAGTTAATGACAGCCGGCGGAAACGGAAAAGGAGGAGGAAACAGAGAGCAAGAAATTTCAACCATTTCGAGAAACTTGAAAGGTTTGGCAAAAGAATTGGATATTCCGGTTATTGCGCTTTCCCAATTATCACGTGCAGTAGAAACACGTGGCTCGTCAAAGCGACCATTGCTTTCAGATTTGCGTGAATCGGGAGCAATTGAGCAAGATGCCGATATCGTTTCCTTTATCTACAGACCCGAATACTATAAAATTGATGTTTGGGACGATGAAGAACAAAGCCCAACGGAAGGACAAGCAGAATTTATTGTTGCAAAGCACCGTAACGGTGGTTTAGATAACATTCGATTGAAATTCTTAGGTAAATTTGGTAAATTCGACAATTTAGATGATGCTTTTATGCCATTTGATGAGTTTCCTTCAAGTATGAACGACCGAAACTTAGCAAATGATTTGCCACCGAGCGATCAAATTTTTGGAAGCAGTTTTAGCGATGATAATGATGTTCCGTTTTAA
- a CDS encoding peptide-N-glycosidase F-related protein, producing MKKIITLLFFSAITLIACKDDEKTNDDTARTINVKTFDKVKVAFGDNLSQSAEGTFTFPDNLDNVKTIKMYIKDICPNKDCDEWDRYANIYAKDKATGTWYELGRFINPYWVGNEKLERGYEVDVTDFRSILSGTTELKIYTETWNAKGRTYSVEFDFEPGTPDYKYSAVVPVIQYNKSSIDGVPYGINFDTNVFDLTKQITIPTNAEIAYFRTIISGWGHATPNDAGGRGCAEWCFRTHHILMNGNPAFSHELKAIGCAQNPVNNQAPGNWKPERAGWCPGMVVPVRFNNIEKNMFGTAFNFEYDFEEWTNNNGNGNAFYAVSTFVVVKSNAPIEKPVVN from the coding sequence ATGAAAAAAATCATTACCTTATTATTCTTTTCAGCGATTACATTGATTGCATGTAAAGATGATGAAAAAACAAACGATGACACAGCAAGAACCATTAACGTTAAAACTTTTGACAAAGTAAAAGTTGCTTTCGGTGACAATTTATCACAAAGTGCAGAAGGAACCTTTACTTTTCCTGACAATTTAGACAATGTTAAGACCATTAAAATGTATATTAAAGATATTTGTCCAAACAAAGATTGCGATGAATGGGACAGATATGCCAATATCTACGCAAAAGATAAAGCTACGGGCACATGGTATGAATTGGGGAGATTTATCAATCCATATTGGGTTGGAAATGAAAAGTTAGAACGCGGATATGAAGTTGATGTTACTGATTTTAGATCTATTTTATCAGGAACAACCGAGTTAAAGATTTATACAGAAACATGGAACGCCAAAGGCCGTACATATAGTGTAGAATTTGATTTTGAACCAGGTACACCCGATTATAAATATTCTGCTGTTGTTCCTGTGATTCAATACAATAAATCATCTATTGATGGGGTGCCTTATGGAATTAATTTTGACACAAATGTATTCGATTTAACAAAACAAATTACGATACCTACTAATGCAGAAATTGCTTATTTTAGAACTATTATTTCTGGTTGGGGGCACGCTACTCCAAACGATGCAGGCGGTAGAGGTTGTGCAGAATGGTGTTTTCGTACGCATCATATCCTCATGAATGGCAACCCTGCTTTTTCACATGAGTTAAAAGCGATTGGTTGCGCACAAAACCCAGTTAATAATCAAGCACCAGGAAACTGGAAACCAGAGCGTGCAGGTTGGTGTCCGGGTATGGTTGTTCCTGTACGTTTTAACAATATCGAAAAAAATATGTTTGGCACAGCCTTTAACTTTGAATATGATTTTGAAGAATGGACAAATAACAATGGGAATGGGAACGCTTTTTATGCGGTTTCTACCTTTGTGGTTGTAAAAAGCAACGCACCAATTGAAAAACCTGTTGTCAATTAG
- the recG gene encoding ATP-dependent DNA helicase RecG codes for MQQNVLDTPIEYLKGVGPQRAAVLKKELQIFTYKDLINFYPYKYLDRTKYYKINELHAGLNAEVQLVGKIIKIKTVEQKRGSRLVAIFTDGLGEMELIWFQGHKWIKENLQLNTPYVIFGKINHFNGLFSMPHPEMETVEEHKKSLQSALQPVYPSNEKLNQKNISNRSITKMMQQVFIETHHLFKEVFPENIINELRLLPKNEAFFNVHFPKNTDLLNRSQFRLKFEELFFIQLQLLSKNLVRKQKIKGFAFQNVGFYFNTFYHDHLPFPLTNAQKRVLKEIRLDMAHQAQMNRLLQGDVGAGKTIVGFMSMLLALDNGFQACLMAPTEILANQHFTGIKELADKINVKVALLTGSTKTKVRNQIHEELENGTIHILIGTHALLEDKVQFKNLGLSIIDEQHRFGVEQRSKMWKKNILPPHVLVMTATPIPRTLAMSLYGDLDVSVIDELPPGRKPIKTLHFFESKRLQVWHFIKEEIAKGRQIYIVYPLIQESEKLDYKNLMEGYEAISRDFPFPEYRISIVHGQMHAKDKDAEMERFVKGETHIMIATTVIEVGVNVPNASVMIIESAERFGLSQLHQLRGRVGRGAEQSFCVLMTGEKLSVDTKVRMDAMCRTNDGFEISEIDLKLRGPGDIMGTQQSGVLNLQIADLVKDQDILKLARTKAVELLKEDINLEKPEHQPLKYVFETLAKKNNIWNYIS; via the coding sequence ATGCAGCAAAATGTTTTAGACACGCCCATTGAATACTTGAAAGGAGTTGGTCCGCAACGTGCTGCTGTTTTAAAAAAAGAATTACAAATTTTTACCTATAAAGATTTAATTAATTTTTATCCGTATAAATATTTAGATCGAACAAAGTATTATAAAATCAACGAGCTGCATGCAGGTTTAAATGCAGAAGTGCAATTGGTTGGAAAGATTATCAAAATTAAAACCGTAGAACAGAAACGTGGCAGTCGCTTGGTTGCTATTTTTACCGATGGTTTGGGCGAAATGGAATTGATATGGTTTCAAGGACATAAATGGATTAAGGAAAACTTGCAATTAAACACACCTTATGTGATTTTTGGGAAAATCAATCATTTTAACGGATTGTTTTCTATGCCACATCCCGAAATGGAAACCGTTGAAGAGCATAAAAAAAGCCTGCAATCTGCTTTGCAACCAGTGTATCCATCAAACGAAAAATTAAATCAGAAAAATATTTCCAACCGAAGCATTACCAAAATGATGCAGCAGGTTTTTATAGAAACGCATCACTTATTTAAAGAAGTTTTTCCTGAAAATATAATTAATGAACTGCGTTTGTTACCTAAAAATGAAGCTTTTTTTAACGTTCATTTTCCAAAAAACACTGATTTATTAAACCGATCCCAATTTCGATTAAAATTTGAGGAGTTGTTTTTTATCCAATTACAATTATTGTCGAAAAATTTGGTTCGAAAACAGAAAATTAAAGGTTTTGCGTTTCAAAATGTAGGGTTTTATTTCAATACTTTTTATCATGACCATTTGCCTTTTCCTTTAACAAATGCTCAGAAACGGGTGTTGAAAGAAATCCGGCTTGATATGGCGCACCAAGCACAAATGAATCGTTTGCTCCAGGGCGATGTGGGTGCTGGTAAAACCATTGTTGGTTTTATGAGTATGTTGCTTGCTTTAGATAACGGTTTTCAGGCATGTTTAATGGCACCGACTGAGATTCTTGCCAATCAACATTTTACAGGAATTAAAGAATTGGCTGATAAAATAAATGTTAAAGTGGCGCTGCTAACTGGATCCACCAAAACCAAAGTACGCAATCAAATTCACGAAGAACTAGAAAATGGAACCATTCATATTTTAATAGGAACGCATGCTTTGTTAGAAGATAAAGTGCAATTTAAAAATTTAGGTTTGTCGATTATTGATGAACAACATCGCTTTGGAGTGGAACAGCGTTCTAAAATGTGGAAAAAAAACATATTGCCACCGCACGTTTTGGTAATGACCGCAACCCCAATTCCGCGTACGTTGGCTATGAGTTTGTATGGTGATTTAGATGTTTCGGTAATCGATGAATTGCCACCGGGTAGAAAACCGATAAAAACACTCCATTTTTTTGAAAGTAAACGTTTGCAGGTTTGGCATTTTATTAAGGAAGAAATTGCAAAAGGCAGACAAATTTATATTGTGTATCCGCTGATTCAGGAAAGTGAAAAGTTAGATTACAAGAACCTAATGGAAGGATACGAAGCAATTTCGCGCGATTTTCCTTTTCCGGAATACAGAATAAGTATTGTTCACGGACAAATGCATGCTAAAGATAAAGATGCCGAAATGGAGCGCTTTGTAAAAGGCGAAACCCACATTATGATTGCAACAACGGTGATTGAAGTAGGTGTGAATGTGCCCAATGCATCGGTAATGATTATTGAAAGTGCCGAACGTTTTGGGTTGAGTCAATTGCATCAATTACGAGGCCGCGTTGGTCGTGGTGCCGAACAAAGTTTCTGCGTTTTAATGACTGGAGAAAAGTTAAGTGTCGATACTAAAGTTAGAATGGATGCCATGTGCAGAACCAATGACGGTTTTGAAATATCAGAAATCGATTTAAAACTTCGGGGTCCAGGCGATATTATGGGAACACAGCAAAGCGGTGTGTTGAATTTGCAAATTGCCGATTTAGTAAAAGATCAAGATATATTAAAGTTGGCTCGAACAAAAGCAGTTGAACTTTTAAAAGAAGATATCAATCTAGAAAAACCAGAACATCAGCCACTTAAATATGTGTTTGAAACACTCGCGAAGAAAAACAACATCTGGAATTATATAAGTTAA
- a CDS encoding non-canonical purine NTP diphosphatase encodes MKIIFASNNKNKVQEIQNQLPKSIQIVTLEEIGCTEDIAETGTTLEENAILKANYITEKYGLPCFADDTGLEIDALNGEPGVYSARYAGEDKNADKNMDLVLQKLNTLTNRKAQFKTVIALNINNEQHLFTGIVEGKIRNEKTGTNGFGYDPIFEPENLGKTFAEITIDEKNKLSHRGRAVEQLIQFLNNFKKNDL; translated from the coding sequence ATGAAAATCATATTTGCATCTAACAATAAAAACAAAGTACAAGAAATTCAAAATCAGTTACCAAAATCTATTCAAATTGTAACATTAGAAGAGATTGGCTGCACCGAAGATATTGCCGAAACCGGCACAACGTTAGAAGAAAACGCTATTCTTAAAGCCAATTACATCACCGAAAAATACGGATTGCCTTGTTTTGCCGATGATACCGGTTTAGAAATTGATGCTTTAAATGGTGAACCGGGCGTTTATTCGGCTCGATATGCCGGCGAAGATAAAAATGCCGACAAAAACATGGATTTGGTTTTACAAAAGCTAAATACTTTAACAAACCGAAAAGCGCAGTTTAAAACGGTTATTGCTTTAAACATTAATAATGAACAACATTTGTTCACTGGAATTGTAGAAGGCAAAATTAGAAATGAAAAAACAGGAACTAACGGTTTTGGATACGATCCTATTTTTGAACCTGAAAATCTGGGTAAAACTTTTGCCGAAATCACTATTGATGAAAAAAATAAATTAAGCCATAGAGGAAGAGCTGTTGAACAATTGATTCAGTTTTTGAATAATTTTAAAAAAAACGACCTATAA
- a CDS encoding DEAD/DEAH box helicase, with translation MNKFQELGLNELLLKAIQDLGFENPSEVQEKAIPLLLQQDTDIVALAQTGTGKTAAFGFPLIQKIDPENRSTQALILSPTRELCLQITNEIKQYSKYVKGLHTVAVYGGASITEQAKEVKRGAQIIVATPGRMQDMINRNYVNIKNIQTCILDEADEMLNMGFYEDITSILSDTPDEKNTWLFSATMPQEVARIAKEFMKRPQEITVGHKNQGSVNVSHEYYLVGARDRYPVLKRLADMNPDIFSVVFCRTKRDTQAVAEKLIEDGYNAAALHGDLSQAQRDGVMKAFRGRQIQMLVATDVAARGIDVDDITHVINYQLPDEIETYNHRSGRTGRAGKTGTSIVIVTKSEYKKIQMIERIIKTKFVQKPIPTGMEICEVQLIHLANKVKGVEVDPEIDKYLPKIEELLGDLTKEELIKKMFSVEFNRFIEYYKKQNTIDSPKSREKGEAKVNADGSVRYFLNLGARDNFDWMSLKDFLRDTLDLGRDDLFKVDVKEGFSFFNTDASHSERIMGILNNMHHEGRQVNVEISTSGGGSSSSRRDHNGRGKSGGFRGERGGGFRGDRSSSERRSSGGERRFGRNREDDRPARNERRSVRGDRPRRSN, from the coding sequence ATGAATAAATTCCAAGAATTAGGATTAAACGAATTGCTATTAAAAGCAATTCAAGACTTAGGTTTTGAAAACCCTTCAGAGGTTCAGGAAAAAGCTATTCCCTTATTGTTGCAACAAGATACTGATATCGTTGCACTGGCGCAAACGGGTACTGGGAAAACAGCTGCTTTCGGTTTTCCTCTGATTCAAAAAATTGATCCAGAGAACAGAAGCACACAGGCATTGATCCTATCGCCTACCAGAGAATTGTGTTTACAAATCACCAACGAAATTAAGCAATATTCAAAATATGTAAAGGGTTTACATACTGTTGCTGTTTATGGTGGAGCCAGCATTACAGAGCAGGCAAAAGAAGTGAAGCGTGGTGCACAAATTATTGTGGCAACACCAGGTCGTATGCAGGATATGATTAACAGAAACTATGTTAACATTAAAAATATCCAAACGTGTATATTAGATGAAGCAGATGAAATGTTGAACATGGGATTCTATGAAGACATTACATCAATCTTATCGGATACGCCAGACGAGAAAAATACTTGGCTTTTCTCTGCAACCATGCCACAAGAGGTTGCACGAATTGCTAAAGAATTTATGAAACGTCCGCAAGAAATTACGGTGGGGCATAAAAATCAAGGTTCGGTAAACGTATCGCACGAATATTATTTAGTGGGTGCACGTGATCGTTACCCGGTTTTAAAGCGTTTGGCAGATATGAACCCGGATATTTTTTCAGTGGTTTTCTGTAGAACAAAACGCGATACACAAGCAGTTGCAGAAAAGTTGATTGAAGACGGATACAACGCAGCAGCACTGCACGGCGATTTATCGCAAGCACAGCGCGATGGCGTGATGAAAGCTTTCCGTGGCCGCCAAATTCAAATGTTGGTCGCTACCGATGTAGCCGCTCGCGGAATTGATGTGGACGATATTACACACGTTATCAACTACCAATTACCCGACGAAATTGAAACCTATAACCACCGCTCAGGCCGTACAGGTCGTGCTGGGAAAACAGGTACATCAATCGTTATCGTAACCAAATCTGAATACAAAAAAATTCAGATGATTGAACGAATTATTAAAACAAAGTTTGTTCAAAAACCAATTCCAACCGGTATGGAAATTTGCGAAGTACAGTTAATTCACTTAGCAAATAAAGTTAAAGGAGTTGAAGTTGATCCGGAAATTGATAAATATCTTCCAAAAATCGAAGAATTATTAGGCGATTTAACGAAAGAAGAATTAATCAAAAAAATGTTTTCTGTAGAATTTAATCGTTTTATCGAATATTACAAAAAACAAAACACCATCGATTCTCCAAAATCTCGTGAAAAAGGTGAAGCCAAAGTAAATGCAGATGGTTCTGTACGTTATTTCTTAAACCTTGGTGCGCGCGATAATTTTGATTGGATGAGTTTGAAAGATTTCTTACGCGATACTTTAGATTTAGGCAGAGATGATTTGTTTAAAGTAGATGTGAAAGAAGGATTTTCATTCTTTAACACCGATGCTTCACACAGCGAACGCATTATGGGTATATTAAACAATATGCACCACGAAGGTCGTCAGGTAAATGTTGAAATTTCTACAAGTGGTGGTGGTTCTTCTTCATCACGAAGAGATCATAACGGACGTGGTAAAAGTGGTGGTTTCCGTGGCGAACGAGGTGGCGGTTTCCGTGGCGATCGTTCCTCATCAGAAAGAAGATCGAGTGGTGGTGAGCGTCGATTTGGTCGTAATCGGGAAGACGATAGACCGGCTCGCAATGAACGAAGATCGGTTCGTGGTGATCGACCGCGTAGATCAAACTAA
- a CDS encoding carboxypeptidase-like regulatory domain-containing protein has translation MRYFAVLFFLLLSITIVAQEKNIQGIVFSELSYQPESHASIVNLNSLKVAQTNPDGSFSILAQVNDTLHVSSEGFRSLKIKVTNDWYKEGKMNIYIKDLSTVLDEVVINTLKLTGILAVDAKLIALADYPYYRDFGPTGFAANYNRGLNPINGIYNAIKRNSSETKKINQIRKEVELIELMKKKYDREMVSALLNISKEDIVKVLQRCNQSERFIYTANDYQIFNAVNECYENYKLGK, from the coding sequence ATGAGATATTTCGCAGTTTTATTTTTTCTACTTTTATCAATTACAATTGTTGCACAAGAAAAAAACATTCAAGGAATCGTTTTTAGCGAACTTAGCTATCAACCAGAATCCCACGCAAGCATTGTAAACCTAAACTCTTTAAAAGTAGCCCAAACCAATCCCGACGGCAGTTTTTCTATATTAGCTCAAGTGAACGATACATTGCATGTTTCATCAGAAGGATTTCGCTCGCTGAAAATAAAAGTTACGAATGATTGGTACAAAGAGGGTAAAATGAATATTTACATTAAAGATCTTTCTACTGTGTTGGATGAGGTGGTGATCAATACGCTGAAACTAACCGGAATTTTAGCTGTAGATGCCAAGCTGATCGCATTAGCTGATTATCCGTACTATCGTGATTTTGGTCCCACTGGCTTTGCAGCCAACTACAACCGGGGGTTAAATCCTATTAACGGAATTTACAATGCTATTAAACGAAATTCTAGCGAAACCAAGAAAATCAATCAAATTCGCAAAGAAGTGGAATTGATTGAATTAATGAAAAAGAAATACGATCGCGAAATGGTTTCTGCTTTATTGAATATTTCTAAGGAAGATATCGTAAAGGTTTTGCAACGTTGTAATCAATCGGAACGCTTTATTTATACTGCAAACGACTATCAAATATTTAATGCCGTAAACGAGTGTTATGAAAATTATAAATTAGGGAAGTAA